The Microbacterium sp. KUDC0406 genome includes a window with the following:
- a CDS encoding SCO7613 C-terminal domain-containing membrane protein, with protein sequence MTTTSTPGIDWTDQAVSHLLDAQTCPICVSARLEAGHCPQCGVDLTGQAGADLWSASLEAARLLRVRADLQRRALLTATPVRLSPQARIAAAAAATAAQNAGAAPAGPPPVAAAAPAAVLPSPAPLPSPAPLPSPAPLPSPAPHPSPSPFSSPVPPPPPVAVPRTSSNPGASLQSVLATAGAALFAVAAIVFTFFNPDLADRTVRSIVIGLVTLVFLGGAWLLARRSLQSSAEAVGGLGLVFVGLDVQAVAGTPQDDTAAWISGALATAVAGGIMLAAALRVRIRIWLWASLLGLAAVPAMLGFAATDGLLAALCIAASAFAATALCALLPRFASRFPAKPAEETDVADQDALSAAAPGAGRVSAPAPRRPLAFEAASLTTLQIVVTMLAIVRIVFSGDSGVATALVLGVLALHAVLAARQTLPRLWAVAGGVLAGAAGATIAGELLTQDSGYRAAEWLVTVVPAGAAIVLVLTALIPMPSRVSRAHLAAGAALTLAVTSIPAILSGLLIGATLLRDVRTQQGSPLSLWTTEPVLGSTTLPAVVALAVVAGGAFAFARVALPQRGIHRLCGPADIVAVLYASGAVLALACSGVLALPWSIGVVVVAAAAVGVALLTGRGRRPGAVRMLLIVGVHVALVVAVLLSWQDRSVVPLAGAATIVALAVVARTLPADIRFLHVGAGYGYALALTATALSLAGVTGIAQFSLTASAGLLGAIAATFLPAIGARNWYAVLVVATVPFALGVVQVVFERSGWTALSTGLMFALALALLFTRRPGLTAPVRIAAAGLLVPTLAVVVVCLCAQLLAQSGSPVALPIIAVLVAVALPSGPLLRDLLTARGRGERTAEAARVAIEASALLTGAIAVVLALAREAAGLGTACLVLIVLGVGAALAALLAGRRYGWWVSAAAFTGALWSTWALAGVELPEAYLLPPALGAALVAVLLTMRGRPAVPLFAAGLGIATVPLDVLLAAAPASDDVPWRAYGLLAAGWVLIGVTALITRSSAPRLRRLRALRAPALGAAAVAAVAGTIQAVRWGTGRDAAPLAPSAPGVLLVCAGLSAVAALALVVAVRMLRGAASAGHLAREGAAAADEQATGFRAERTSPREARGLQARFTASRWLYAPAFLVFLAGVWPAIERDWIVIWAMWALMLAVLVVMVCAASVRGAMLPPVWFLFGLAFVTAVVAWSPRDLRVEWFSLPLGALLLAAGAWGLGGDGTRAGSRLVDWPQGWHGSWPLLAPGLIVMMSASIVSTFTDPLTWRAILVMVLALAAILLGASRRLSAPFIIGLVVLPVENVFVFSVQLGRGIESMPWWITLATIGAVLLIIAVAGERREGSGRGVVARMRDLR encoded by the coding sequence ATGACCACCACGAGCACGCCCGGCATCGACTGGACCGACCAGGCGGTCTCTCACCTTCTCGACGCACAGACCTGCCCGATCTGCGTGAGCGCGCGGCTCGAGGCTGGGCACTGCCCGCAGTGCGGTGTCGACCTCACCGGGCAGGCCGGCGCCGACCTGTGGTCGGCATCCCTGGAGGCCGCTCGCCTGCTGCGCGTGCGGGCGGACCTGCAGCGCCGTGCGCTGCTGACCGCCACCCCGGTGCGCCTTTCGCCCCAGGCGCGGATCGCGGCCGCGGCCGCCGCGACCGCGGCGCAGAACGCGGGTGCCGCACCGGCAGGGCCGCCGCCCGTCGCCGCGGCAGCCCCGGCCGCGGTTCTGCCGTCGCCGGCACCGCTGCCGTCGCCGGCACCGCTGCCGTCGCCGGCACCGCTGCCGTCGCCGGCACCGCATCCGTCGCCGTCACCGTTCTCGTCGCCCGTGCCGCCTCCGCCGCCCGTGGCCGTGCCGCGGACCTCGTCGAACCCGGGCGCGAGTCTGCAGTCCGTGCTCGCCACCGCAGGTGCCGCGCTGTTCGCCGTCGCGGCGATCGTCTTCACGTTCTTCAACCCCGACCTCGCCGATCGCACGGTGCGCAGCATCGTCATCGGCCTCGTCACCCTGGTGTTCCTCGGCGGAGCGTGGCTGCTCGCCCGGCGCAGTCTGCAGTCCTCCGCCGAGGCGGTCGGCGGTCTCGGGCTGGTGTTCGTCGGACTCGACGTGCAGGCCGTCGCCGGCACCCCGCAGGACGACACCGCGGCCTGGATCTCGGGGGCGCTCGCGACCGCCGTCGCCGGCGGGATCATGCTCGCAGCCGCGCTGCGGGTCCGCATCCGGATCTGGCTGTGGGCCTCGCTCCTCGGCCTCGCGGCCGTGCCGGCCATGCTCGGGTTCGCCGCGACCGACGGTCTCCTCGCCGCGCTCTGCATCGCCGCCTCGGCCTTCGCCGCGACCGCGCTGTGCGCCCTGCTGCCGCGATTCGCGTCGCGGTTCCCCGCGAAGCCGGCCGAGGAGACGGATGTCGCGGATCAGGACGCCCTGTCCGCCGCAGCGCCCGGCGCCGGACGTGTGTCCGCCCCGGCACCGCGCCGGCCGCTCGCCTTCGAGGCGGCATCGCTGACGACGCTGCAGATCGTCGTAACCATGCTCGCGATCGTGCGCATCGTGTTCTCCGGGGACTCGGGCGTCGCGACCGCGCTGGTGCTGGGCGTGCTCGCGCTGCACGCGGTGCTCGCCGCACGGCAGACCCTGCCCCGGCTGTGGGCGGTGGCCGGCGGTGTGCTGGCCGGGGCGGCCGGCGCGACGATCGCAGGGGAGCTGCTCACGCAGGACAGCGGATACCGCGCGGCGGAGTGGCTCGTGACGGTGGTCCCGGCCGGCGCGGCGATCGTCCTGGTCCTCACCGCGCTCATCCCGATGCCCAGCCGCGTCTCGCGCGCGCATCTGGCCGCCGGCGCGGCGCTGACGCTGGCCGTGACGAGCATCCCCGCGATCCTCAGCGGACTGCTCATCGGGGCCACGCTGCTCCGCGACGTCCGCACACAGCAGGGCTCGCCGCTGAGCCTCTGGACCACGGAACCGGTCCTCGGCAGCACGACGCTTCCCGCAGTCGTCGCCCTCGCGGTCGTCGCCGGGGGAGCGTTCGCGTTCGCGCGAGTCGCCCTGCCGCAGCGCGGCATCCATCGACTCTGCGGCCCGGCGGACATCGTCGCCGTGCTGTATGCGAGCGGCGCAGTGCTCGCGCTCGCCTGCTCGGGCGTGCTCGCCCTGCCCTGGAGCATCGGTGTGGTCGTGGTGGCTGCGGCCGCCGTCGGCGTCGCACTGCTGACCGGGCGCGGGCGGCGTCCCGGCGCCGTGCGCATGCTCCTCATCGTCGGCGTGCACGTCGCGCTGGTCGTCGCGGTCCTGCTGTCCTGGCAGGACAGGTCGGTGGTTCCGCTCGCCGGCGCGGCGACGATCGTCGCGCTCGCGGTGGTCGCACGCACGCTTCCCGCCGACATCCGGTTCCTGCATGTCGGGGCAGGGTACGGCTACGCTCTCGCGCTCACCGCCACGGCGCTGTCCCTGGCGGGAGTCACCGGCATCGCGCAGTTCTCGCTGACCGCGTCGGCCGGACTGCTCGGCGCGATCGCCGCGACCTTCCTGCCGGCGATCGGAGCGCGGAACTGGTACGCCGTGCTCGTCGTGGCCACGGTGCCCTTCGCCCTCGGAGTCGTGCAGGTCGTCTTCGAGCGGAGTGGCTGGACGGCGCTGTCGACAGGGCTCATGTTCGCGCTCGCCCTCGCGCTGCTGTTCACCCGGCGCCCCGGGCTCACCGCTCCGGTGCGGATCGCCGCCGCCGGGCTGCTCGTGCCGACACTGGCCGTGGTCGTGGTGTGCCTGTGCGCGCAGCTGCTGGCCCAGAGCGGCTCACCGGTCGCGCTGCCGATCATCGCGGTGCTCGTCGCCGTCGCGCTGCCTTCCGGTCCTCTTCTCCGCGACCTGCTGACCGCGCGCGGTCGCGGGGAGCGCACGGCCGAGGCCGCACGGGTCGCGATCGAGGCGTCCGCGCTGCTGACCGGAGCGATCGCGGTGGTGCTCGCGCTGGCGCGCGAGGCGGCGGGGCTCGGCACCGCCTGCCTGGTGCTGATCGTGCTGGGCGTCGGTGCGGCGCTCGCGGCTCTGCTGGCCGGCCGGCGCTACGGCTGGTGGGTGTCGGCGGCCGCGTTCACGGGTGCGCTGTGGTCGACCTGGGCGCTCGCCGGAGTCGAGCTGCCGGAGGCGTACCTGCTGCCCCCGGCGCTCGGCGCCGCGCTCGTGGCCGTCCTGCTGACGATGCGCGGCCGCCCGGCTGTCCCCCTGTTCGCCGCGGGGCTGGGAATCGCGACGGTGCCGCTCGACGTGCTGCTCGCCGCCGCTCCGGCATCCGATGACGTCCCGTGGCGCGCTTACGGGCTGCTCGCCGCGGGATGGGTGCTGATCGGCGTGACCGCGCTGATCACCCGCTCCAGCGCCCCGCGACTGCGCCGGCTGCGTGCGCTGCGTGCACCGGCGCTCGGTGCCGCCGCGGTCGCCGCCGTCGCCGGCACGATCCAGGCCGTGCGGTGGGGCACCGGCCGGGATGCCGCTCCGCTGGCGCCGTCCGCACCGGGAGTGCTCCTGGTCTGCGCGGGGCTCAGCGCCGTCGCGGCGCTCGCGCTCGTCGTCGCGGTGCGGATGCTGCGGGGAGCGGCATCCGCCGGGCACCTGGCGCGGGAAGGTGCGGCTGCCGCGGATGAACAGGCCACGGGCTTCCGCGCGGAGCGCACATCACCGCGCGAAGCGCGCGGCCTGCAGGCGCGGTTCACCGCATCCCGCTGGCTGTACGCACCGGCGTTCCTCGTCTTCCTGGCCGGCGTGTGGCCGGCGATCGAACGGGACTGGATCGTGATCTGGGCGATGTGGGCGCTGATGCTCGCGGTGCTGGTGGTCATGGTGTGCGCAGCATCCGTGCGCGGCGCGATGCTGCCGCCGGTGTGGTTCCTGTTCGGACTCGCGTTCGTCACCGCCGTGGTGGCCTGGAGTCCGCGCGATCTCCGGGTGGAGTGGTTCTCGCTGCCGCTCGGCGCGCTCCTGCTCGCCGCGGGAGCGTGGGGACTCGGCGGCGACGGAACGAGGGCGGGCTCCCGGCTCGTGGACTGGCCGCAGGGGTGGCACGGCTCCTGGCCGCTGCTCGCGCCCGGGCTGATCGTGATGATGTCGGCATCCATCGTCTCCACGTTCACCGACCCGCTCACGTGGCGGGCGATCCTGGTGATGGTGCTCGCGCTCGCCGCGATCCTGCTCGGGGCGTCCCGCCGTCTGTCGGCGCCGTTCATCATCGGGCTCGTCGTGCTGCCGGTGGAGAACGTGTTCGTCTTCTCGGTGCAGCTCGGTCGCGGCATCGAGTCCATGCCCTGGTGGATCACGCTCGCCACGATCGGTGCGGTGCTGCTGATCATCGCGGTCGCGGGCGAGCGGCGCGAAGGCTCGGGCAGGGGAGTGGTGGCACGGATGCGCGATCTGCGCTGA
- the rpsL gene encoding 30S ribosomal protein S12, with product MPTIQQLVRKGRSPKVNKTKAPALKANPQQAGVCTRVYTTTPKKPNSAMRKVARVKLRNGTEVTAYIPGEGHNLQEHSLVLVRGGRVKDLPGVRYKIVRGALDTQAVKNRKQARSRYGAKKG from the coding sequence GTGCCAACCATTCAGCAGTTGGTTCGCAAGGGCCGTTCGCCGAAGGTCAACAAGACCAAGGCGCCCGCCCTGAAGGCGAACCCGCAGCAGGCCGGCGTGTGCACCCGTGTGTACACCACCACCCCGAAGAAGCCGAACTCGGCGATGCGCAAGGTCGCCCGTGTGAAGCTGCGCAACGGCACCGAGGTCACGGCCTACATCCCCGGTGAGGGCCACAACCTGCAGGAGCACTCGCTGGTGCTCGTCCGCGGCGGTCGTGTGAAGGACCTGCCCGGTGTCCGCTACAAGATCGTCCGTGGTGCGCTCGACACCCAGGCAGTCAAGAACCGTAAGCAGGCTCGTTCCCGCTACGGCGCGAAGAAGGGTTGA
- the rpsG gene encoding 30S ribosomal protein S7 yields MPRKGPAPKRPVVNDPVYGAPIVTSLVNKILVDGKKSLAESIVYGALEGVHAKNGEDAVATLKKALDNVRPTLEVRSRRVGGSTYQVPVEVKPHRANTLALRWLVSYAKGRREKTMTERLQNEILDASNGLGAAVKRREDTHKMAESNRAFAHYRW; encoded by the coding sequence ATGCCTCGTAAGGGTCCCGCCCCCAAGCGCCCCGTCGTCAACGACCCGGTCTACGGCGCTCCGATCGTCACCTCGCTCGTGAACAAGATCCTCGTCGACGGCAAGAAGTCGCTCGCCGAGTCGATCGTGTACGGCGCGCTCGAGGGCGTCCACGCCAAGAACGGTGAGGACGCGGTCGCCACGCTCAAGAAGGCGCTCGACAACGTGCGCCCCACCCTCGAGGTCCGCAGCCGCCGCGTCGGCGGCTCGACCTACCAGGTTCCGGTCGAGGTCAAGCCGCACCGCGCGAACACGCTCGCGCTGCGCTGGCTGGTCAGCTACGCGAAGGGTCGTCGTGAGAAGACGATGACCGAGCGTCTGCAGAACGAGATCCTCGACGCCTCGAACGGCCTCGGTGCCGCGGTCAAGCGCCGCGAGGACACCCACAAGATGGCCGAGTCGAACCGCGCCTTCGCGCACTACCGCTGGTAA
- the fusA gene encoding elongation factor G yields MAQDVLTDLSKVRNIGIMAHIDAGKTTTTERILFYTGVNHKLGETHDGASTTDWMEQEKERGITITSAAVTCFWNKNQINIIDTPGHVDFTVEVERSLRVLDGAVAVFDGKEGVEPQSETVWRQADKYGVPRICFVNKMDKLGADFYYTVDTIISRLGAKPLVLQLPIGAENDFVGVVDLIEMRALVWPGDAKGDVTMGASYEVQEIPADLQAKAEEYRQQLLETVAETDEELLEKFFGGEELTVAEIKGAIRKLVIDDAIYPVLCGSAFKNRGVQPMLDAVIDFLPSPLDVPAIEAHDPKDEEKIIERHPDAKDPFAALAFKVAVHPFFGRLTYVRVYSGELESGSQVINSTKGKKERIGKIFQMHANKENPVDKLTAGNIYAVIGLKDTTTGDTLADIAQPVVLESMTFPEPVIEVAIEPKTKADQEKLGLAIQKLAEEDPTFRTELNPETGQTTIKGMGELHLDILVDRMKREFKVEANVGKPQVAYRETIKKAVEKHDYTHKKQTGGSGQFAKIQFNIEPLELTADKTYEFVNSVTGGRIPREYIGSIDAGFQDAMNVGVLAGYPMVGVKATIVDGAAHDVDSSEMAFKIAGSMGFKEAARRANPVLLEPLMAVEVRTPEEYMGDVIGDLNSRRGQIQSMEDAQGVKVVRASVPLSEMFGYIGDLRSKTSGRAVYSMEFDSYAEVPRAVADEIIQKTKGE; encoded by the coding sequence GTGGCACAAGACGTGCTCACCGACCTAAGCAAGGTCCGCAACATCGGCATCATGGCGCACATCGATGCCGGCAAGACCACGACGACCGAGCGCATCCTGTTCTACACGGGCGTCAACCACAAGCTGGGCGAGACCCACGACGGCGCGTCGACGACTGACTGGATGGAGCAGGAGAAGGAGCGCGGCATCACGATCACGTCCGCCGCCGTGACCTGCTTCTGGAACAAGAACCAGATCAACATCATCGACACCCCCGGTCACGTGGACTTCACCGTCGAGGTGGAGCGCTCGCTCCGCGTCCTCGACGGCGCCGTCGCCGTCTTCGACGGCAAGGAGGGCGTCGAGCCCCAGTCCGAGACCGTGTGGCGTCAGGCCGACAAGTACGGCGTGCCCCGCATCTGCTTCGTCAACAAGATGGACAAGCTCGGCGCGGACTTCTACTACACCGTCGACACGATCATCAGCCGTCTGGGCGCGAAGCCGCTCGTGCTGCAGCTCCCGATCGGCGCCGAGAACGACTTCGTCGGCGTCGTCGACCTCATCGAGATGCGCGCGCTGGTCTGGCCGGGCGACGCCAAGGGTGACGTGACCATGGGCGCCTCGTACGAGGTGCAGGAGATCCCCGCCGACCTCCAGGCCAAGGCCGAGGAGTACCGTCAGCAGCTGCTGGAGACCGTCGCCGAGACCGACGAGGAGCTTCTGGAGAAGTTCTTCGGCGGCGAGGAGCTCACGGTCGCCGAGATCAAGGGCGCGATCCGCAAGCTCGTCATCGACGACGCGATCTACCCCGTGCTCTGCGGCTCGGCGTTCAAGAACCGCGGCGTGCAGCCGATGCTGGACGCGGTCATCGACTTCCTGCCGTCCCCGCTGGACGTGCCCGCCATCGAGGCGCACGACCCCAAGGACGAAGAGAAGATCATCGAGCGTCACCCCGACGCGAAGGACCCCTTCGCCGCGCTGGCCTTCAAGGTCGCCGTGCACCCGTTCTTCGGCCGTCTGACCTACGTGCGCGTCTACTCGGGCGAGCTCGAGTCGGGCTCGCAGGTCATCAACTCGACCAAGGGCAAGAAGGAGCGCATCGGGAAGATCTTCCAGATGCACGCCAACAAGGAGAACCCGGTCGACAAGCTGACCGCCGGCAACATCTACGCCGTCATCGGCCTGAAGGACACCACCACCGGTGACACCCTCGCCGACATCGCGCAGCCGGTCGTCCTCGAGTCGATGACGTTCCCGGAGCCGGTGATCGAGGTCGCCATCGAGCCGAAGACCAAGGCCGACCAGGAGAAGCTGGGTCTCGCGATCCAGAAGCTCGCCGAAGAGGACCCGACCTTCCGCACCGAGCTCAACCCCGAGACCGGTCAGACGACCATCAAGGGCATGGGCGAGCTGCACCTCGACATCCTCGTGGACCGCATGAAGCGCGAGTTCAAGGTCGAGGCGAACGTCGGCAAGCCGCAGGTGGCCTACCGCGAGACGATCAAGAAGGCCGTCGAGAAGCACGACTACACGCACAAGAAGCAGACCGGTGGTTCCGGCCAGTTCGCGAAGATCCAATTCAACATCGAGCCGCTCGAGCTGACGGCCGACAAGACCTACGAGTTCGTGAACTCCGTGACCGGTGGTCGCATCCCGCGCGAGTACATCGGCTCGATCGATGCCGGTTTCCAGGACGCGATGAACGTCGGCGTGCTCGCCGGCTACCCGATGGTGGGCGTCAAGGCGACCATCGTCGACGGTGCGGCGCACGACGTCGACTCCTCGGAGATGGCGTTCAAGATCGCGGGCTCCATGGGCTTCAAGGAGGCCGCTCGTCGGGCGAACCCGGTGCTCCTCGAGCCGCTCATGGCGGTCGAGGTGCGTACGCCGGAGGAGTACATGGGCGACGTCATCGGCGACCTGAACTCGCGTCGCGGCCAGATCCAGTCGATGGAGGACGCCCAGGGCGTCAAGGTCGTGCGTGCGTCGGTTCCCCTGTCGGAGATGTTCGGCTACATCGGCGACCTGCGCTCGAAGACCTCGGGCCGTGCGGTCTACTCGATGGAGTTCGACAGCTACGCTGAGGTTCCGCGCGCCGTCGCGGATGAGATCATCCAGAAGACCAAGGGCGAGTAA
- the tuf gene encoding elongation factor Tu codes for MAKAKFERTKPHVNIGTIGHVDHGKTTLTAAISKVLADKYPSDVNVVRDFSTIDSAPEERQRGITINISHVEYETPKRHYAHVDAPGHADYIKNMITGAAQMDGAILVVAATDGMMAQTKEHILLAKQVGVPYLLVALNKSDMVDDEEILELVEMEVREELSKNDFDGDNAPVVRVSGLKALEGDEKWVESIVELMNAVDEHVPDPVRDRDKPFLMPIEDVFTITGRGTVVTGRAERGTLAINSEVEIVGLRPTQKTTVTGIEMFHKQLDEAWAGENCGLLLRGTKREDVERGQVVVKPGSITPHTEFEGTAYILNKNEGGRHNPFYTNYRPQFYFRTTDVTGVITLPEGTEMVMPGDTTDMSVELIQPIAMEEGLGFAIREGGRTVGAGTVTKVVK; via the coding sequence GTGGCCAAGGCCAAGTTCGAGCGGACCAAGCCGCACGTCAACATCGGAACGATCGGTCACGTCGACCACGGCAAGACCACGCTCACCGCTGCGATCTCGAAGGTGCTCGCCGACAAGTACCCGTCCGACGTCAACGTCGTTCGTGACTTCTCGACCATCGACTCCGCTCCGGAGGAGCGTCAGCGCGGTATCACGATCAACATCTCGCACGTCGAGTACGAGACGCCGAAGCGTCACTACGCTCACGTCGACGCGCCGGGTCACGCCGACTACATCAAGAACATGATCACCGGTGCCGCTCAGATGGACGGCGCGATCCTCGTGGTCGCCGCCACCGACGGCATGATGGCGCAGACCAAGGAGCACATCCTGCTCGCCAAGCAGGTCGGCGTCCCCTACCTGCTGGTCGCGCTGAACAAGTCCGACATGGTCGACGACGAGGAGATCCTCGAGCTCGTCGAGATGGAGGTCCGCGAGGAGCTCTCCAAGAACGACTTCGACGGTGACAACGCTCCTGTCGTCCGCGTCTCGGGCCTGAAGGCTCTCGAGGGCGACGAGAAGTGGGTCGAGTCGATCGTCGAGCTGATGAACGCCGTCGACGAGCACGTTCCGGACCCGGTGCGTGACCGCGACAAGCCGTTCCTGATGCCGATCGAGGACGTCTTCACGATCACCGGTCGTGGCACCGTCGTCACCGGTCGCGCCGAGCGCGGCACCCTGGCGATCAACTCCGAGGTCGAGATCGTGGGCCTGCGCCCGACGCAGAAGACCACGGTCACCGGTATCGAGATGTTCCACAAGCAGCTCGACGAGGCCTGGGCCGGCGAGAACTGCGGTCTTCTCCTCCGCGGCACCAAGCGCGAGGACGTCGAGCGCGGCCAGGTCGTCGTGAAGCCGGGCTCGATCACCCCGCACACGGAGTTCGAGGGCACCGCGTACATCCTCAACAAGAACGAGGGTGGCCGCCACAACCCCTTCTACACGAACTACCGCCCGCAGTTCTACTTCCGCACCACCGACGTCACCGGCGTCATCACGCTGCCCGAGGGCACCGAGATGGTCATGCCCGGTGACACCACCGACATGTCGGTCGAGCTGATCCAGCCGATCGCCATGGAGGAGGGCCTCGGCTTCGCGATCCGTGAGGGTGGCCGCACCGTCGGCGCCGGCACGGTCACGAAGGTCGTGAAGTAA
- a CDS encoding alternate-type signal peptide domain-containing protein — translation MNKTTKGTIAAGAAVLLLLGTGGTLAYWNGSADLGGQTISAGQLTVVQDGTPTWTIQHVDGTASDVTSITGLRIVPGDKLVYQGEYDITGQGQNLAFTVGLTDSAIAPSDSSKDTDKALANLLADSAEFSVDAEPAVDAGTPVTVAKTGANGIVNHTATITATINWPFGDTTTGDNAAQLGSVDLSKFTLAVTQVDAN, via the coding sequence ATGAACAAGACCACCAAGGGGACCATCGCCGCGGGCGCCGCTGTACTGCTGCTGCTCGGCACCGGAGGGACGCTCGCCTACTGGAACGGCTCCGCCGACCTCGGCGGACAGACCATCTCCGCCGGCCAGCTGACGGTCGTGCAGGACGGAACGCCGACCTGGACGATCCAGCACGTCGACGGCACCGCCTCCGATGTCACGAGCATCACCGGACTCCGGATCGTCCCCGGCGACAAGCTCGTCTACCAGGGCGAGTACGACATCACCGGCCAGGGCCAGAACCTCGCCTTCACCGTCGGCCTCACCGACAGCGCGATCGCACCTTCGGACTCGTCCAAGGACACCGACAAGGCGCTCGCGAACCTGCTGGCGGACTCCGCCGAGTTCTCCGTCGACGCCGAGCCGGCGGTCGATGCGGGTACGCCCGTGACCGTGGCGAAGACCGGCGCGAACGGGATCGTGAACCACACCGCGACGATCACCGCCACGATCAACTGGCCGTTCGGCGACACGACGACGGGCGACAACGCCGCCCAGCTCGGCTCGGTCGACCTCTCGAAGTTCACCCTCGCCGTCACGCAGGTGGACGCGAACTGA
- a CDS encoding RICIN domain-containing protein yields the protein MTSSPRRHLLPLAAGLTAFLVLVSGGAAWSSWSAQSRGPGTVTTDAVAVSHAGFASPATTTYLPSSLSSTRSFTVTNNSAVQGTATVSITSSGTAASGLPISVWTVSSADKCTSSTSVPASGVTKGTWASATLTPTLAAGAIITYCVRTSIPDWKAITDPVGGNTVNPALTVSLNAQGWVATAPTATHAQTTAGMYPLVTGNFFDPKLASTWHTIRRAGDAGLCLDVAASGGAGTRVITWTCHDQSNQRWQFLPVNGTNQTLVTVRPRHAPTTRLTYTSSGVQQIAAGATGAAAQQWYVQKAGAGFFQLVSAATGKCLGMSAAGDADMSVVECNDVRARLAFQREALTMSMSSSGTAVMLDFHSISSSGTLVLQRLRNGSWENVTSIVQGAGGVSFDMYNVLTNDADTSLRIVFQNTTDTAYSTFVLHRSTNTVTVVSGIG from the coding sequence ATGACCTCTTCACCTCGCCGTCACCTGCTGCCCCTGGCCGCCGGGCTGACCGCCTTCCTGGTGCTCGTGAGCGGGGGTGCCGCCTGGTCATCCTGGTCGGCCCAGTCCCGCGGACCCGGCACCGTGACCACCGACGCCGTCGCGGTCTCGCACGCCGGGTTCGCTTCGCCGGCGACCACCACCTACCTGCCGAGCAGCCTCTCCAGCACCCGCTCGTTCACGGTCACGAACAACAGCGCCGTGCAGGGGACGGCGACCGTGTCGATCACCTCGTCCGGCACCGCGGCATCCGGCCTTCCGATCTCGGTGTGGACGGTCTCGTCGGCCGACAAGTGCACGAGCAGCACGTCTGTGCCGGCATCCGGTGTGACGAAGGGCACCTGGGCGTCCGCGACGCTCACGCCCACCCTCGCCGCCGGGGCGATCATCACCTACTGCGTGCGCACCAGCATCCCGGACTGGAAGGCGATCACCGACCCCGTGGGCGGGAACACCGTCAACCCCGCGCTCACGGTCAGCCTGAACGCCCAGGGCTGGGTCGCGACGGCACCGACCGCGACGCACGCGCAGACCACCGCGGGCATGTACCCGCTGGTGACCGGGAACTTCTTCGACCCGAAGCTGGCGTCCACGTGGCACACCATCCGCCGTGCGGGCGACGCCGGGCTCTGCCTCGACGTCGCCGCCTCCGGTGGCGCGGGCACCCGGGTCATCACCTGGACCTGCCACGACCAGTCGAACCAGCGCTGGCAGTTCCTGCCGGTCAACGGCACGAATCAGACCCTGGTGACCGTCCGCCCGCGGCACGCACCCACGACCCGGCTCACCTACACCAGCTCCGGCGTGCAGCAGATCGCCGCCGGCGCGACCGGCGCCGCGGCACAGCAGTGGTACGTGCAGAAGGCGGGAGCCGGATTCTTCCAGCTCGTCTCCGCGGCCACGGGCAAGTGCCTGGGGATGAGCGCCGCCGGCGACGCCGACATGAGCGTGGTGGAGTGCAACGACGTCCGCGCCCGGCTGGCGTTCCAGCGCGAAGCGCTGACGATGTCGATGTCGAGCTCCGGCACCGCCGTGATGCTGGACTTCCACTCCATCTCCAGCTCGGGCACGCTCGTGCTGCAGCGTCTGCGCAACGGCTCGTGGGAGAACGTCACCTCCATCGTCCAGGGAGCCGGCGGCGTCTCGTTCGACATGTACAACGTCCTCACGAACGACGCCGACACCTCCCTGCGGATCGTCTTCCAGAACACCACCGACACGGCGTACTCCACGTTCGTCCTGCACCGCAGCACCAACACCGTCACCGTCGTCTCCGGGATCGGCTGA